In a single window of the Nicotiana tomentosiformis chromosome 8, ASM39032v3, whole genome shotgun sequence genome:
- the LOC104085078 gene encoding uncharacterized protein → MILRIEDPVQDVSKISIKVNHNGVMKYHSRRHYVGGRVQFIDYVDILEMKLSQFKTMVAICGYDNDSVAFWHKYGRFSERMRLISTDLEDNLVSTNIHVDRIIEVSFEHLDSYIGVDVEATFNEGQNNDIPSEYQESIRARADYSSSADDFEDSDNDFSDENDILRRSENEEHRYEVSEEAQKKMANEEGDSDYVNSEGFKSLENDSDSDSLNFPKFNSKTDGLHPVLALEMIFENKKEFKNIITTHEVNQGKYIEWC, encoded by the exons ATGATCTTACGAATTGAAG ACCCTGTACAAGATGTATCAAAGATTAGCATTAAAGTAAACCACAACGGTGTTATGAAGTACCATTCTCGAAGACATTATGTTGGGGGTCGTGTACAGTTCATCGACTATGTTGATATTTTAGAAATGAAGCTATCACAATTCAAGACTATGGTTGCGATATGTGGATATGATAATGATTCAGTCGCATTTTGGCATAAGTATGGTAGGTTCAGTGAGAGGATGAGACTTATTTCAACCGACCTGGAAGATAATTTGGTATCGACGAACATCCATGTAGATAGGATAATTGAGGTTTCCTTTGAACATTTAGACTCTTATATCGGAGTGGATGTTGAGGCAACTTTCAATGAAGGACAAAATAACGACATACCAAGTGAATACCAAGAATCTATTAGAGCAAGAGCTGATTATTCTTCAAGTGCTGATGATTTTGAGGACTCGGATAATGATTTTTCGGATGAAAATGATATCTTAAGAAGGAGTGAAAATGAGGAGCATAGATATGAGGTTAGCGAAGAAGCTCAAAAAAAGATGGCTAATGAAGAAGGAGATTCTGATTATGTTAACTCTGAGGGGTTTAAGAGCTTGGAAAATGATTCTGATTCTGACAGTCTAAACTTTCCTAAGTTCAATTCAAAAACAGATGGGTTACATCCAGTCTTGGCACTCGAAATGATATTCGAAAATAAAAAGGAGTTCAAGAATATTATTACTACTCATGAAGTTAATCAAGGAAAGTATATAGAATGGTGCTAG
- the LOC104101867 gene encoding rab escort protein 1 isoform X1 yields MDETASYPPIEPSNFDLIVVGTGLPESILAAAAAAAGKSVLHLDPNPSYGSHYASFPLHEFISYIQSQSSSEPSIPQPDADSGFTRVPLTTRSLYSSVEITSYSSEPLEQSRKFNIDLSGPRVLLCADAMINLILKSEVNQYMEFKSIDGNFFYDGEGNLENVPDSRSAIFKDRKLSFTEKNQLMGFFKLVQGHFEAFATDGGESKSISEEDLDSPFVEFLSKMGLSSKLKSIILYAITMADYDQENGDVCKSVLNTKDGIDRLALYHSSVGRFPNASGAMIYPIYGQGELPQAFCRRAAVKGCIYVLRMPVNSLLMDKATGNYKGVRLASEQELFSHKLILAPSFVFQLPPPHASPDALQIVYCDFGSNNTTEKLARSVCITKHSLKLDVANCLAFFPPRSLFPEQVTAIHVLQLSSNVAVCPSGMFLTYLSAICEDDVQGKKLLHAAINALFCIPVSGSSENDNSAENQSETRDAKPALLWSVLYTQELAKFQDVLDNIISTPMPDGSPYYHDLLGATEKIFEELYSGEEFFPKTASSEEGAVEELED; encoded by the exons ATGGATGAAACTGCGTCGTATCCTCCTATTGAACCATCCAATTTCGATCTTATAGTGGTCGGCACCGGTCTGCCGGAGTCCATACTAgccgccgccgccgccgccgccggAAAATCAGTCCTTCACCTCGACCCTAACCCTTCATACGGTAGCCACTATGCTTCTTTTCCCCTTCACGAATTCATTTCATATATCCAATCTCAATCCTCCTCCGAACCCTCAATTCCACAACCCGACGCCGATTCGGGTTTTACCCGAGTTCCTCTAACCACCCGCTCGCTCTACTCCTCCGTAGAAATCACCTCTTACTCCTCGGAACCCTTGGAACAATCTCGAAAGTTTAACATTGATTTGAGTGGGCCCAGGGTTTTGTTGTGTGCTGATGCTATGAttaatttaattttgaaatcGGAGGTGAATCAGTACATGGAGTTCAAGAGCATTGACGGGAATTTTTTCTATGATGGTGAGGGCAATTTGGAGAATGTACCTGATTCGCGTAGCGCGATATTTAAGGACCGGAAACTAAGCTTTACAGAGAAGAATCAGTTGATGGGATTCTTCAAGCTGGTGCAAGGGCATTTTGAAGCTTTTGCTACTGATGGTGGGGAGAGTAAGAGCATTTCAGAGGAGGATTTAGACAGTCCGTTTGTGGAGTTTTTAAGCAAAATGGGGCTTTCTTCTAAGCTAAAATC GATTATTCTGTATGCAATAACAATGGCAGATTATGACCAAGAGAATGGGGATGTTTGCAAAAGTGTTCTTAATACAAAAGATGGTATTGATCGGTTGGCCCTTTATCACTCATCCGTTGGCAG GTTTCCTAATGCATCTGGTGCTATGATTTACCCCATTTATGGTCAAGGGGAACTTCCACAGGCCTTTTGTCGTCGTGCTGCAGTAAAAGGATGCATTTAT GTTCTTCGGATGCCTGTTAATTCTCTCCTCATGGACAAG GCTACTGGGAATTACAAGGGTGTTCGCTTGGCTTCGGAACAAGAATTATTCAGCCATAAGCTGATATTAGCTCCATCTTTTGTGTTTCAATTACCACCACCTCATGCTTCACCTGATGCTCTGCAAATTGTTTATTGTGATTTTGGCTCAAACAATACAACTGAGAAGCTGGCTAGGAGCGTATGCATCACAAAGCACTCTTTGAAATTGGATGTAGCCAATTGTTTGGCATTTTTTCCACCTCGGT CTCTCTTCCCTGAGCAAGTCACAGCAATCCATGTCCTTCAGCTGAGTAGCAATGTTGCTGTTTGCCCCTCTGGAAT GTTTTTGACTTATCTCTCAGCCATATGTGAGGATGATGTTCAGGGGAAGAAGCTATTACATGCAGCCATCAACGCACTGTTTTGCATTCCTGTTTCTGGAAGTTCTGAAAATGATAATTCTGCGGAGAACCAAAGTGAAACTAGAGATGCAAAACCTGCTTTACTTTGGAGTGTCTTGTATACTCAAGAGCTTGCTAAG TTTCAGGATGTACTAGATAACATCATTTCTACCCCCATGCCAGATGGGAGTCCATACTACCACGATCTTCTGGGTGCTACAGAAAAG ATATTTGAAGAGCTTTACTCTGGTGAAGAATTCTTTCCCAAGACAGCCTCATCGGAGGAGGGTGCTGTCGAAGAGCTCGAGGACTAG
- the LOC138897990 gene encoding uncharacterized protein → MADEKIDHTHPLFLHPSDTPSSVMILIELIGSENYGLWSRTIRIALQVKRKLGEIITISQGTNSVDSYFTRLKEMWSEHDALFPTPSCDYAKSKDYIEHLHRQRLLQFLSGLNETYE, encoded by the exons ATGGCAGACGAGAAAATTGATCACACGCATCCTCTATTCCTGCATCCTTCTGATACACCGAGCTCAGTTATGATCCTAATTGAACTCATCGGGTCTGAAAACTATGGATTATGGAGTAGGACGATACGAATTGCTCTCCAAGTTAAGCGAAAGCTAGG AGAAATTATAACGATTTCCCAAGGAACTAATTCTGTTGATTCCTATTTCACGAGACTGAAGGAAATGTGGTCGGAGCATGATGCTTTATTTCCCACACCAAGTTGTGATTATGCTAAATCAAAGGACTATATTGAACACCTTCATCGTCAAAGGTTACTTCAGTTTCTCAGTGGTCTGAATGAGACCTATGAGTAG
- the LOC104101867 gene encoding rab escort protein 1 isoform X2, with protein MADYDQENGDVCKSVLNTKDGIDRLALYHSSVGRFPNASGAMIYPIYGQGELPQAFCRRAAVKGCIYVLRMPVNSLLMDKATGNYKGVRLASEQELFSHKLILAPSFVFQLPPPHASPDALQIVYCDFGSNNTTEKLARSVCITKHSLKLDVANCLAFFPPRSLFPEQVTAIHVLQLSSNVAVCPSGMFLTYLSAICEDDVQGKKLLHAAINALFCIPVSGSSENDNSAENQSETRDAKPALLWSVLYTQELAKFQDVLDNIISTPMPDGSPYYHDLLGATEKIFEELYSGEEFFPKTASSEEGAVEELED; from the exons ATGGCAGATTATGACCAAGAGAATGGGGATGTTTGCAAAAGTGTTCTTAATACAAAAGATGGTATTGATCGGTTGGCCCTTTATCACTCATCCGTTGGCAG GTTTCCTAATGCATCTGGTGCTATGATTTACCCCATTTATGGTCAAGGGGAACTTCCACAGGCCTTTTGTCGTCGTGCTGCAGTAAAAGGATGCATTTAT GTTCTTCGGATGCCTGTTAATTCTCTCCTCATGGACAAG GCTACTGGGAATTACAAGGGTGTTCGCTTGGCTTCGGAACAAGAATTATTCAGCCATAAGCTGATATTAGCTCCATCTTTTGTGTTTCAATTACCACCACCTCATGCTTCACCTGATGCTCTGCAAATTGTTTATTGTGATTTTGGCTCAAACAATACAACTGAGAAGCTGGCTAGGAGCGTATGCATCACAAAGCACTCTTTGAAATTGGATGTAGCCAATTGTTTGGCATTTTTTCCACCTCGGT CTCTCTTCCCTGAGCAAGTCACAGCAATCCATGTCCTTCAGCTGAGTAGCAATGTTGCTGTTTGCCCCTCTGGAAT GTTTTTGACTTATCTCTCAGCCATATGTGAGGATGATGTTCAGGGGAAGAAGCTATTACATGCAGCCATCAACGCACTGTTTTGCATTCCTGTTTCTGGAAGTTCTGAAAATGATAATTCTGCGGAGAACCAAAGTGAAACTAGAGATGCAAAACCTGCTTTACTTTGGAGTGTCTTGTATACTCAAGAGCTTGCTAAG TTTCAGGATGTACTAGATAACATCATTTCTACCCCCATGCCAGATGGGAGTCCATACTACCACGATCTTCTGGGTGCTACAGAAAAG ATATTTGAAGAGCTTTACTCTGGTGAAGAATTCTTTCCCAAGACAGCCTCATCGGAGGAGGGTGCTGTCGAAGAGCTCGAGGACTAG